A single window of Taeniopygia guttata chromosome 1, bTaeGut7.mat, whole genome shotgun sequence DNA harbors:
- the SLC5A3 gene encoding sodium/myo-inositol cotransporter — protein MRASLEPADIAIVALYFVLVMCIGFFAMWKNNRSTVSGYFLAGRSMTWVAIGASLFVSNIGSEHFIGLAGSGAASGFAVGAWEFNALMLLQLLGWVFVPVYIRSGVYTMPEYLSKRFGGHRIQIYFAALSLLLYIFTKLSVDLYSGALFIQESLGWNLYLSVILLIGMTALLTVTGGLVAVIYTDTLQALLMIIGALTLMIISLMEVGGFEEVKRRYMLASPNITSILLTYNISNTNSCNVSPKPDSLKMLREPTDEDIPWPGFLLGQTPASVWYWCADQVIVQRVLAAKNIAHAKGSTLMAGFLKLLPMFIIVVPGMISRILFVDDIACINPEHCFQVCGSRAGCSNIAYPRLVMNLVPVGLRGLMMAVMIAALMSDLDSIFNSASTIFTLDVYKLIRKSATSRELMIVGRVFVAFMVVISIAWVPIIVEMQGGQMYLYIQEVADYLTPPVAALFLMAIFWKRCNEQGAFYGGMAGFVLGAIRLILAFFYRAPECDQPDTRPDFIKNIHYMYVATALFWITGAVTVVVSLLTPPPTKEQVRTTTFWALWKRGAPESAGKGELYQAQEKSILKCNENANHIIPNGKSEENIKNVKPEDINLLVTCRDDSNPVISVSHSEVETPVDCYSNGQAALMGEKKHEEEEGTDNRARHLKFIDWFCGFKSKNVNKRVVREVEEETVCLQMLEETPKVKLLLNTGLVCVCSLGIFMFVYFSL, from the coding sequence ATGAGGGCTTCTTTGGAGCCAGCAGACATTGCCATTGTGGCCCTGTACTTCGTGCTTGTAATGTGCATAGGTTTCTTTGCCATGTGGAAAAACAATCGGAGCACCGTGAGTGGCTACTTTTTGGCAGGGCGTTCTATGACCTGGGTAGCTATCGGGGCCTCGTTGTTTGTGAGCAATATTGGAAGTGAACATTTCATTGGGCTCGCAGGATCTGGAGCGGCGAGCGGATTCGCCGTAGGCGCGTGGGAGTTCAACGCCTTAATGCTTTTGCAGCTTTTGGGATGGGTCTTCGTGCCAGTCTACATCCGGTCGGGAGTGTACACCATGCCCGAATACTTGTCCAAGCGGTTCGGAGGGCATAGGATTCAAATCTATTTTGCAGCGTTGTCTCTACTTCTTTATATCTTCACCAAACTCTCGGTTGACTTGTATTCAGGGGCGCTTTTTATCCAAGAGTCCCTAGGGTGGAACCTCTACCTGTCGGTGATCCTGCTGATCGGAATGACGGCGCTGCTGACTGTGACCGGAGGGCTGGTGGCCGTCATCTACACGGACACCCTCCAAGCGCTGCTTATGATCATCGGGGCCCTCACACTCATGATCATAAGCCTCATGGAGGTCGGTGGTTTTGAAGAAGTGAAAAGGAGGTACATGTTGGCATCACCAAACATCACCTCCATCCTCCTAACCTACAACATCTCCAACACCAACTCCTGCAACGTCAGCCCAAAGCCTGACTCTCTCAAAATGCTGCGCGAGCCGACGGACGAAGACATTCCCTGGCCTGGATTTCTGCTGGGACAGACCCCAGCCTCAGTGTGGTACTGGTGTGCTGACCAAGTCATAGTGCAGAGAGTTCTGGCTGCCAAAAACATCGCTCATGCCAAAGGCTCCACCCTCATGGCCGGCTTCTTGAAGCTGCTGCCCATGTTCATCATCGTGGTGCCGGGGATGATCTCCCGCATCCTGTTTGTGGACGACATCGCCTGCATCAACCCCGAGCACTGCTTCCAGGTGTGCGGGAGCAGGGCCGGCTGCTCCAACATCGCCTACCCGCGCCTGGTGATGAACCTGGTGCCCGTGGGGCTGCGCGGGCTCATGATGGCCGTGATGATCGCTGCCCTGATGAGCGACCTGGACTCCATCTTCAACAGCGCCAGCACCATCTTCACGCTCGACGTCTACAAGCTCATCCGGAAGAGCGCGACCTCCCGGGAGCTCATGATCGTGGGCAGGGTCTTCGTGGCCTTCATGGTGGTGATCAGCATCGCCTGGGTGCCCATCATCGTGGAGATGCAGGGCGGGCAGATGTACCTGTACATCCAGGAGGTGGCGGATTACCTGACCCCGCCGGTGGCCGCCCTGTTCCTCATGGCCATCTTCTGGAAGCgctgcaacgagcagggcgcTTTCTACGGCGGCATGGCCGGGTTTGTCCTGGGCGCCATCCGGCTGATCCTGGCCTTCTTCTACCGCGCTCCCGAGTGCGACCAGCCGGACACCAGGCCCGACTTCATCAAGAACATCCATTACATGTACGTGGCCACGGCCCTGTTCTGGATCACCGGGGCCGTGACGGTCGTGGTGAGCCTGCTCACGCCGCCGCCCACCAAGGAGCAGGTGAGGACCACCACGTTCTGGGCCCTGTGGAAGCGCGGCGCGCCGGAGAGCGCCGGCAAGGGGGAGCTGTACCAGGCGCAGGAGAAGAGCATCCTCAAGTGCAACGAGAACGCCAACCACATCATTCCCAACGGGAAGTCGGAGGAGAACATTAAAAACGTGAAGCCGGAGGACATCAACCTCCTGGTGACGTGCAGGGATGACAGCAACCCGGTGATCTCGGTGAGCCACTCCGAGGTGGAGACGCCCGTGGATTGTTATTCCAACGGACAGGCGGCCCTGATGGGGGAGAAAAAgcacgaggaggaggaggggactGACAACAGGGCGAGAC